From the genome of Mesorhizobium japonicum MAFF 303099, one region includes:
- a CDS encoding DUF1045 domain-containing protein — translation MRYAIYFTPRQDEPLARIAANWLGRDPFGAATRPVEAVADLAAEEVAFHTASARRYGFHATLKAPFRLAASETEASLRAGLDHFAEATPVVTIPRLVVSQIDSFFALVPEGPLPPLNRFADEVVRDFDRFRAPLTEAEIERRSPDSLKPAEFRNLCQWGYPYVFETFRFHMTLSGRAGPQESPRLRAAINSLFADILRQPVLVDALTLFVEPEPGAPFMVLSQHALGRRPARKTA, via the coding sequence ATGCGTTATGCCATCTACTTCACCCCCCGGCAGGACGAACCGCTGGCGCGGATCGCCGCCAACTGGCTGGGCCGTGACCCGTTCGGCGCGGCGACAAGGCCGGTCGAGGCCGTGGCCGATCTGGCGGCGGAGGAAGTTGCCTTCCACACCGCCTCGGCCCGCCGCTATGGCTTCCACGCGACGCTGAAAGCCCCCTTCCGCCTGGCCGCCAGCGAGACCGAGGCTTCGCTGCGCGCGGGGCTCGACCATTTTGCCGAAGCGACGCCTGTCGTGACGATCCCGCGTCTCGTCGTCAGCCAGATCGACAGCTTCTTCGCGCTGGTGCCGGAGGGGCCGCTGCCGCCACTCAACCGTTTCGCCGACGAGGTGGTGCGCGACTTCGACCGGTTCCGCGCGCCGCTGACCGAGGCCGAAATCGAGCGGCGCAGCCCGGATTCGCTGAAGCCGGCCGAGTTCCGCAATCTCTGCCAATGGGGCTACCCCTATGTCTTCGAGACTTTCCGCTTCCACATGACGCTGTCAGGCCGGGCCGGGCCACAGGAAAGCCCTCGTTTGCGCGCAGCAATCAACAGCCTGTTCGCGGATATACTGCGGCAGCCGGTGCTGGTCGACGCGCTGACGCTGTTTGTCGAACCTGAACCTGGTGCGCCGTTCATGGTGCTTTCGCAGCACGCGCTGGGACGCCGCCCGGCGAGAAAAACCGCCTGA
- the phnN gene encoding phosphonate metabolism protein/1,5-bisphosphokinase (PRPP-forming) PhnN gives MMVSALIERELSAETFPVRHGVFVAVVGPSGAGKDTVIGYARALFADETRLEFVRRVITRPSDAASEDHDTLADAAFVEAEADGAFAISWEAHGLRYGLPADVDWSVANGHVAVANVSRAVIPTLRERYANLAIVEITASADVLAERLAMRGRESRGEVLARLARSANVTLTGPGVTTIDNSGPREVAGERFAELLRKAMAFSDISGLI, from the coding sequence ATGATGGTGTCGGCCTTGATCGAGCGCGAGTTATCCGCTGAAACGTTCCCTGTCCGTCATGGCGTTTTTGTCGCCGTCGTGGGGCCTAGCGGCGCCGGCAAGGACACGGTGATCGGCTACGCCCGTGCGCTCTTCGCCGATGAGACCCGGCTGGAATTCGTTCGCCGCGTCATCACCCGGCCGAGCGATGCGGCGAGCGAGGATCACGACACACTGGCCGACGCCGCCTTCGTCGAGGCCGAGGCCGACGGCGCCTTCGCCATTTCCTGGGAAGCGCATGGCTTGCGCTACGGCCTGCCTGCCGATGTCGACTGGTCGGTCGCCAATGGCCATGTGGCGGTGGCGAACGTGTCGCGCGCGGTCATTCCCACCTTGCGCGAGCGCTATGCCAACCTGGCCATTGTCGAGATCACCGCCTCGGCCGATGTGCTGGCCGAGCGGCTGGCGATGCGCGGCCGCGAGTCGCGCGGCGAAGTGCTGGCGCGGCTGGCGCGCAGCGCCAACGTCACCCTGACCGGTCCCGGCGTCACCACGATCGACAATAGTGGCCCGCGCGAGGTGGCCGGCGAGCGCTTCGCCGAGCTGCTGCGCAAGGCAATGGCCTTCTCCGACATATCGGGCCTGATCTGA
- a CDS encoding alpha-D-ribose 1-methylphosphonate 5-triphosphate diphosphatase: MTAETVLSNARIVLADEIVEGSLVLRDGFIAGIDAGSSRIGEDMGGDYVTPGLVELHTDHLEGHYAPRPKVRWNPIAAVLAHDAQVATAGITTVLDALRVGMDEDADLTLADIRKLADAIEDSVAQDRLRADHFLHLRCEVSAPDCLQAFASFDQDDRVKLASLMDHAPGQRQFVNLETYAYYYQRKLKLSDRDFKLFCEKRMAESARNSAPNRAVIAAACHERGIVLASHDDATSGHVDEAIEQGVRVAEFPTTEEAARASKAAGLGVLMGAPNVMRGASHSGNVSARTLAGDGLLDILSSDYIPFSLIQSAFFLGDMVEGISLPHAVAMVSKNPAEAVGLTDRGTIEQGRRADLVRVRVDDHVPVVRTVWRQGRRVA; encoded by the coding sequence ATGACCGCCGAGACCGTTCTTTCCAACGCCCGCATCGTGCTAGCCGACGAAATCGTCGAGGGGTCGCTGGTGCTGCGTGACGGCTTTATCGCCGGCATCGACGCGGGCAGCAGCCGGATCGGCGAGGACATGGGCGGTGACTATGTCACTCCCGGGCTGGTCGAGTTGCACACCGACCACCTCGAAGGCCATTACGCACCCCGGCCGAAGGTGCGCTGGAACCCGATCGCAGCCGTGCTTGCCCATGACGCGCAGGTGGCGACGGCCGGCATCACCACCGTGCTCGACGCCTTGCGTGTCGGCATGGACGAGGACGCCGATCTCACCTTGGCCGATATCCGCAAGCTGGCCGATGCGATCGAGGACAGCGTCGCGCAGGATCGTTTGCGCGCCGATCACTTCCTGCATCTGCGCTGCGAGGTCTCGGCGCCGGATTGCCTGCAAGCCTTCGCCAGTTTCGACCAGGACGACCGGGTCAAGCTGGCCTCGCTGATGGATCATGCGCCCGGCCAGCGCCAGTTCGTCAATCTCGAAACCTATGCCTACTACTACCAGCGCAAGCTGAAGCTGAGCGACCGCGACTTCAAATTGTTCTGCGAGAAGCGGATGGCGGAATCGGCGCGCAATTCGGCGCCGAACCGGGCGGTGATCGCGGCTGCCTGCCATGAGCGCGGCATCGTGCTCGCCAGCCATGACGATGCCACTTCAGGCCATGTCGACGAGGCGATCGAGCAAGGCGTGCGCGTTGCCGAGTTCCCGACGACCGAGGAAGCGGCGCGTGCTTCGAAGGCCGCGGGCCTGGGCGTGCTGATGGGCGCGCCCAACGTCATGCGCGGCGCCTCGCATTCGGGCAATGTCTCGGCGCGCACGCTGGCCGGCGACGGCCTGCTCGATATCCTGTCTTCGGACTATATCCCCTTCAGCCTGATCCAGTCGGCCTTCTTCCTCGGCGACATGGTCGAAGGCATTTCGCTGCCGCATGCGGTCGCCATGGTGTCGAAGAACCCGGCCGAGGCCGTTGGCCTGACCGACCGCGGCACCATCGAACAGGGCCGCCGCGCCGACCTGGTACGTGTGCGCGTCGACGACCATGTTCCGGTGGTGCGCACCGTCTGGCGGCAGGGACGCCGGGTCGCATGA
- a CDS encoding sugar ABC transporter ATP-binding protein has product MNYSDTSIAATTPFLSLESVRKTYPGVVALDGFSMEVRPGEVIGLVGENGAGKSTLMKILGGVTTPDTGTITVDGTAHKGLSVEGSLGSGIAFVHQELNLFENLDVAANIFFGREPLRAGPLKLVDRSKLREMVAPLLKRVGANFSADAQVASLSLAQQQMVEIAKALSIKARLVILDEPTSSLPLAETDKLLDVIKALKADGISVIFISHRLHEVERVADRVVVLRDGMLAGTLGKRDINHDQMVKLMIGRMLKEREKASEAARAPGAVALAAKAIRTPTYPSRPVDLDVRRGEILGLAGLVGSGRTELARVFFGIDGSLGGTLELDGKTLVLGSAADAVAHGIFLVPEDRKLTGILLDLSIAQNISLPNLPAHARRSLVSASAETATAEKQKKNLGIKAPSVQTRTGTLSGGNQQKVVLGKWLAMNPKVMILDEPTRGIDIGAKAEIYGLMRALADAGVAVLMISSDMEEVIGVSDRIAVMHEGQISGILDKDQFSQENVLLLAVGKQPK; this is encoded by the coding sequence ATGAACTATTCCGATACATCCATCGCAGCGACCACGCCGTTCCTCAGCCTCGAGAGCGTGCGCAAGACCTATCCGGGCGTCGTCGCGTTGGATGGCTTCTCCATGGAGGTCAGGCCGGGCGAGGTCATCGGCCTGGTCGGCGAGAACGGCGCCGGCAAGTCGACCCTGATGAAGATCCTCGGCGGCGTCACCACGCCGGACACCGGCACGATCACGGTCGACGGCACCGCCCATAAGGGGCTGAGTGTCGAAGGCAGCCTGGGTTCGGGCATCGCCTTCGTCCACCAGGAACTCAATCTGTTCGAAAATCTCGACGTCGCCGCCAACATCTTCTTCGGCCGCGAGCCGCTGCGCGCCGGGCCGCTGAAACTCGTCGACCGCTCGAAGCTGCGCGAGATGGTGGCGCCGCTCCTGAAGCGCGTCGGCGCCAATTTCTCCGCCGATGCGCAGGTCGCTTCCCTGTCGCTGGCGCAGCAGCAGATGGTCGAGATCGCCAAGGCGCTGTCGATCAAGGCAAGGCTGGTCATCCTCGACGAGCCGACATCCAGCCTGCCGCTCGCCGAGACCGACAAATTGCTCGACGTCATCAAGGCGCTGAAGGCCGACGGCATCAGCGTCATCTTCATTTCGCACCGCCTGCACGAGGTCGAGCGTGTCGCCGACCGCGTCGTCGTGCTGCGCGACGGCATGCTGGCCGGCACGCTGGGCAAGCGCGACATCAACCACGACCAGATGGTCAAGCTGATGATCGGGCGCATGCTGAAGGAGCGCGAGAAGGCCTCCGAGGCCGCGCGTGCCCCTGGCGCCGTGGCACTTGCGGCCAAAGCCATCCGCACCCCTACCTATCCCAGCCGGCCTGTCGACCTCGATGTCAGGCGCGGCGAGATCCTCGGCCTTGCCGGCCTCGTCGGCTCCGGCCGCACTGAGCTCGCCCGCGTGTTCTTCGGCATCGACGGCAGCCTCGGCGGCACGCTCGAGCTCGACGGCAAGACGCTTGTGCTGGGTTCGGCGGCCGACGCCGTCGCGCACGGCATTTTCCTGGTGCCGGAAGACCGCAAGCTGACCGGCATCCTGCTCGACCTGTCGATCGCCCAGAACATTTCGCTGCCCAATCTGCCGGCGCATGCCAGGCGTTCGCTGGTCTCGGCAAGCGCTGAGACGGCAACCGCCGAGAAGCAGAAGAAAAATCTCGGCATCAAGGCGCCTTCGGTGCAGACGCGCACCGGCACGCTGTCGGGCGGCAACCAGCAGAAGGTCGTGCTCGGCAAGTGGCTGGCCATGAACCCGAAGGTGATGATCCTCGACGAGCCGACGCGCGGCATCGACATCGGCGCCAAGGCGGAAATCTACGGGCTGATGCGCGCCCTGGCCGATGCCGGCGTCGCCGTGCTGATGATCTCCAGCGACATGGAGGAGGTGATCGGCGTGTCCGACCGCATCGCCGTCATGCATGAGGGCCAGATCTCGGGCATTCTCGACAAGGACCAGTTCAGCCAGGAAAACGTGCTGCTGCTGGCGGTGGGCAAGCAGCCGAAATAG
- a CDS encoding sugar-binding protein, translating into MKSLIRNASVAAAALAVGLTATAIARADDKPTLAFVVNGASDFWKAAEAGVKKAQGELPDYNLELKYPEQSSVAIQQRLMDDLVTAGVKGIMVSAVDPKTSTDGLNKIASQTALFTTDSDAPQTKRVAYIGSSNVDAGKQAAEIAKKAMPNGGKCLGFVGLLGADNAKERIQGMKDGLAGTKIELVDVRGDDIDQARAKKNVEDALVASPDVTCMVGFYSYNTPRIYEALRDAGKLGQITVVGFDDDPITLGGVKEGTVAATVVQQPFEWAYQGMKLMAAYLKGDKSGIPAGNLIIIPTKIIGKDDVDAYAANLKAMAGK; encoded by the coding sequence ATGAAGTCCTTGATACGCAATGCATCCGTGGCCGCCGCGGCCCTGGCTGTCGGCCTGACGGCGACGGCCATCGCGCGCGCCGACGACAAGCCGACGCTGGCTTTCGTCGTCAACGGCGCTTCCGATTTCTGGAAAGCGGCCGAAGCCGGCGTCAAGAAGGCGCAGGGCGAACTGCCCGACTACAATCTCGAACTCAAATATCCCGAACAATCCTCGGTCGCCATCCAGCAGCGCCTGATGGACGATCTGGTGACGGCCGGCGTCAAGGGCATCATGGTCTCGGCCGTTGATCCCAAGACCTCGACCGATGGCCTGAACAAGATCGCCTCGCAAACCGCGCTGTTCACCACCGACAGTGACGCGCCGCAGACCAAGCGCGTCGCCTATATCGGCTCGTCCAATGTCGATGCCGGCAAGCAGGCGGCCGAAATCGCCAAGAAGGCGATGCCCAATGGCGGCAAGTGCCTCGGCTTCGTCGGCCTGCTCGGCGCCGACAATGCCAAGGAGCGCATCCAGGGCATGAAGGATGGTCTGGCCGGCACCAAGATCGAACTCGTCGACGTGCGTGGCGACGATATCGATCAGGCGCGCGCCAAGAAGAATGTCGAGGACGCGCTGGTCGCCAGCCCCGACGTCACCTGCATGGTCGGCTTCTACTCCTACAACACGCCGCGCATCTATGAGGCGCTGCGCGATGCCGGCAAGCTCGGCCAGATCACGGTCGTCGGTTTCGATGACGATCCGATCACGCTGGGCGGCGTCAAGGAAGGCACCGTTGCCGCCACCGTCGTGCAGCAGCCCTTCGAATGGGCCTATCAGGGCATGAAGCTGATGGCTGCCTATCTCAAGGGCGACAAGTCAGGCATCCCGGCCGGCAATCTCATCATCATCCCGACGAAGATCATCGGCAAGGATGATGTCGACGCCTACGCCGCCAATCTGAAGGCGATGGCCGGAAAGTAA
- a CDS encoding COG4280 domain-containing protein: MQTLTPILSTVTAAFLASFVEVVEAFTIVLAVGVTRSWRPALTGAALALALLAALVLVFGPLLALVPITVLQFVVGVLLILFGMRWLRKAILRSVGVVALHDEEAAFSKETATLNQQANDRRADYLAGLASFKAVLLEGVEVVFIVIAVGAAHGQTLYASLGALAAFVLVMAIGLAVHRPLARVPENALKFVVGLMLTSFGIFWTGEGIGADWPGADLALLAIFAIVALASLAMVRWLRGTYPVSAGGLAR, from the coding sequence ATGCAGACGCTGACGCCCATTCTCTCGACAGTCACGGCGGCATTTCTCGCCTCCTTCGTTGAGGTCGTCGAAGCCTTCACCATCGTGCTCGCGGTCGGCGTGACGCGCAGCTGGCGCCCGGCGCTGACGGGCGCCGCCCTGGCGCTGGCGTTGCTGGCGGCGCTGGTGCTCGTGTTCGGACCGCTGCTGGCGCTGGTGCCGATCACCGTGCTGCAGTTCGTCGTCGGCGTGCTGCTGATCCTGTTCGGCATGCGCTGGCTGCGAAAGGCGATCCTGCGCAGCGTCGGCGTCGTCGCGCTGCATGACGAAGAGGCGGCCTTCTCCAAGGAGACCGCTACCCTCAACCAGCAGGCCAATGACCGCCGCGCCGACTATCTCGCCGGGCTGGCCTCGTTCAAGGCGGTGCTGCTCGAAGGTGTCGAGGTGGTGTTCATCGTCATTGCCGTTGGCGCGGCGCACGGGCAGACGCTTTATGCCAGCCTCGGCGCGCTGGCGGCGTTTGTCCTGGTGATGGCTATCGGCCTGGCGGTGCACCGGCCGCTGGCACGTGTGCCGGAGAATGCGCTCAAATTCGTGGTCGGGCTGATGCTGACCAGCTTCGGCATCTTCTGGACCGGCGAAGGCATCGGCGCCGACTGGCCGGGCGCCGATCTCGCTCTGCTCGCCATCTTCGCCATTGTCGCGCTGGCGTCCCTTGCCATGGTGCGCTGGCTGCGCGGCACCTATCCCGTATCGGCTGGAGGGCTCGCCCGATGA
- a CDS encoding ABC transporter permease, whose protein sequence is MSKKDLGLLILILVVGAIVAIINPRFLLPINLANTSNLIGLFGILSIGQAFVIITGGIELSVGSVVALLGTLFIDFIAVRELDWPLAFVLIIALGAIIGLVHGWLITRLKLQPFVVTLCGLLIYRGVARFYTADGTAGFAFGQNFPELEFLTAGRSYGVPNSFIALIVIAIVMWVVLHRSVFGRYLYAIGKNEEAAKYSGIRTGRIVMAAYVICGVLTALSAIYFAMYTRSISPASHGQFYELYAIAAAVLGGFSLRGGEGSLIGVILGTVLLQELQNLVNLLGIPSSLNFAVMGGVILIGVLVDQQWGVFRARRLMVDAARKNIAGAPAE, encoded by the coding sequence ATGAGCAAGAAAGATCTCGGCCTGCTGATCCTGATCCTGGTGGTCGGCGCGATCGTGGCCATCATCAATCCGCGCTTCCTCTTGCCGATCAACCTTGCCAACACCTCGAACCTGATCGGCCTGTTCGGCATCCTGTCGATCGGCCAGGCCTTCGTCATCATCACCGGCGGCATCGAGCTGTCGGTCGGCTCGGTGGTGGCGCTGCTGGGAACACTGTTCATCGACTTCATCGCCGTGCGCGAACTGGACTGGCCGCTGGCCTTCGTGCTGATCATCGCGCTTGGCGCCATCATCGGCCTGGTGCATGGCTGGCTGATCACCAGGCTGAAGCTGCAGCCCTTCGTCGTCACCTTGTGCGGCCTCTTGATCTATCGCGGCGTCGCCCGCTTCTACACCGCCGACGGCACCGCCGGTTTCGCCTTCGGCCAGAATTTTCCCGAGCTCGAATTCCTGACGGCCGGGCGGTCCTATGGCGTGCCCAACAGTTTCATCGCGCTGATCGTCATCGCCATCGTCATGTGGGTGGTGCTGCACCGGTCGGTGTTCGGCCGCTATCTCTACGCCATCGGCAAGAATGAGGAGGCGGCGAAATATTCCGGCATCCGCACCGGCCGCATCGTCATGGCCGCCTATGTCATCTGCGGCGTGCTGACGGCGCTGTCGGCGATCTATTTCGCCATGTACACGCGTTCGATCTCGCCGGCCAGCCATGGCCAGTTCTATGAGCTCTACGCCATCGCCGCCGCCGTGCTCGGCGGCTTCTCGCTGCGCGGCGGCGAGGGCTCGCTGATCGGCGTCATCCTCGGAACGGTGCTGTTGCAGGAACTGCAGAACCTGGTCAATCTGCTCGGCATCCCGTCCTCCCTCAACTTCGCGGTGATGGGCGGCGTCATTCTCATCGGCGTGCTCGTCGACCAGCAATGGGGTGTGTTCCGCGCACGGCGGCTGATGGTCGATGCCGCCCGCAAGAACATTGCCGGCGCGCCGGCGGAATAA